The sequence below is a genomic window from Harmonia axyridis chromosome 1, icHarAxyr1.1, whole genome shotgun sequence.
ttcctcgtcgatctttgGAATTAAGGATATGATCAATGATTTTTTTAGGGCTGGAATTAGAAGGTATTGgacgatgtttattttcaacaagtcggcgctacgtgccacacaagcaacgaaacaatctcgGAATTTGGCGAGGAAAGTTTCTTGGCAGtctttatttctcgaagaggtgatcacaatccGAGATCTAGTGATGTAACACCTTTAGGTTTCATCTAATTGATTCATGGAATCATGGATCAGCCTTTTTTTTTGTCTCAACCATAACACCGATTCCAAATTTTACCAAAATTCAACTggtcgaataaataaaatttagcAAAGCTGTTTTTATGGGTCCATTTACGGCCCGAACTGAATACTCATTCTAAATTCCATTAGAATCAGATAATAATGTATAGTTTGTGACTGTTACAAGGATTTGCGGACACACAGACCGACACAATACCAAAGTTGTTCTGAATGGtctataatatattttattagcTGAGATGAAAACAGTGGTAAACCTCTATAAgtcatcctgaaaatttcacacATTCATTGATATTTCCCTCTTTATTAGAGATTACGGTTATTAATAGCTGCTTATTGCCAACCGTGATAAAAAAGacttttatttctatgaaattattaaaatccaCGAAATGGTTGTCAAAAACGTCATACAAATGTAAACTAACCTACTAGAATTAGGAACTTCATTTCAAAGTACAACCAGAAAGATTCGGAAACCTTGAACTGGGATTATTAAATTTGGTGGTGAAAGCAAATGGGTTTCAAATTATGCAATTTTTaatcattatttgaatatttttcctgGGAATGCGAGAAATTTTCAGCAAACAGTATTATTACAGATATTGATGTTTTAACCAAAATAAACGAAATTTGGTAGATACTTAgaagaatttatttcaattttaattaaaactTAAAGAAATGGCCTCTCAGTGGGAAGACTTTTATGCTACTCACCTACCACCATCAGACTTCGAAGACAATAGGTCCTTACTCAAAGAATTCTGTGAAAGGCACAACAAATCTGGTCGAAGGATTGTTCTTGTTACAGTAAGATATGAATGAATCATCGACAAAACTCAGACTAAATTGACATTGTTTCAGTCTGGCGGCACCACTATACCCCTAGAACATAACACAGTACGATTTGTCGACAATTTCAGTGCAGGCACTAGAGGAGCAGCATCAACAGAGTACTTTTTGGAACATGATTATTCCGTTATATTCTTATACAGAGCGAAGAGTCTAGAACCGTTTACTAGACATTTCAACGGCCAAAAATTTATGGATATGTTACTTATCCAAAACAGCGGTCCAAATACAACCATATCAGGTAAAGTTTCAGTCCTCGTACATTCAAGATAACACCCGAACATTAAATTCGTTTCAGTAAAACCAGATAACGTAGATGTACTAGCACCCATTCTTGAAAGTTACAAGACTGTTCAAGAAGGGGGGAGGATATTATACATCACTTTTACAACTTTGTCCGACTACTTCTGGCTGTTGAGAGCAGCGTGTGAATGTTTGACAATATTTGGCAACAGGGCCTTGTTGTATTTAGCTGCAGCTGTTTCAGATTTTTATATTCCTTCAAGTGAAATTGTGAGTTTACTATGTTCAattacaatttgaaattttgccaCAGTAAGCTATCTGGCAgttaaaaaatattatcttcTTTATTGACATCCTTATACATCAATTTGACCAAAAATATGTAAATCGATGTGTAAAAAACAATTCAATCAATAATGCATATAGCACTTTATTGTTTATACTTCCAAGTGATGTCGTTGGCGTAGCAGTGAGTGACTTCTTAAAATCAAAaagtaaaattcaaaatttcactttttgattgatatttattcgataattgaaattgaaaaatatcaaaaacctTTTAggagaatttgaaaaataagtcAAATAGTCTATTCTCAATAAAGTGTAAACTCTTCATGTAGGAAAACTATTTAAGCTCTGtaagaaagaaatttttttaatttctagagTTTTCCCAAAAAGTTCACATTGTATGTTAATTGTAGACATtattattctcattatttttctaGCCTACTCACAAAATCCAGTCTGCTGCTGGTGTTCCAAATATCCAACTACAACTAGTGCCAAAGATGTTAGCACCTCTAGTTAGCCTATGGGTACCTCATGCCTATGTGGTATCCTTCAAGTTggaaactgatgaaaatattttaattaggAAAGCCAGGGAAGCCTTGAATAAGTATAAACATAAGGTGAGTAGTTAGTGTTtagtagaaaaaataaataaagagaATACAATAAAATAGACATTATTAACTAAGAATTGTTTtggggattttttttattgccttGGCATTCCAGGTTTAGGATTTAATGATAAGTGACACTAATGACAAATTCAGAGATGACAATTTGATAACAATAAACATCACCAAAACAATTCTTATACAATATGATTCtctgaaaaaaagttcaaaaagaGAAAGGTTCACTCTTCataacgaataattttttttcagctaGTGATAGGTAACATGTTACAAACCAGAAGACAGAAAGTCGTGTTTGTCACACATGATAACAGTTACGAGTGTATGCTAACAAGAGAGCAGATGTTAAGCGGACTGGAGATAGAAGATTTGATCGTCTCGAATTGCATCGCCTGTCACGATCAATTTGTGAGTTCCTGAAGATGGGAGGGGCGTCCAATGTATGTAGTAGGTTTTAAAGAGATGAATTAGATGGTATCGGTGTAACCAGAATGGAGGAATCCGAATAATCATATCAGGGTAAAAACTATTTATAATGTGAAATGAAAAACAGAGGCATTTATTATTGTATAAGTATATTGATGATGTTGGTCCTTATGTGTGGAAATATATATTCCTTTTTTATCGTAATTGTTCTTCATTTCTAACTCCTGTCTGTATAGGTTAAGGCACAGTCCGAAATATTCAAGACTGAGCTGTGAAGCTTCGTACTTTATCTTCTTGGCATGAGGCACAAAAAAAGGGGGGGACTAACTTTTAAACGTCATATTTCTTATGTTTTTCTTCATGTTCAACACTTCTTCCTTGTCCAGGTACTTTTTCAAATAGAGGTCGAATCTGAACTCTTTAGACAGAACTTTGTACAGCCTCTCTCCAAACTTTCTACAACAATACGACTGATATTAAGGTTTTGAGAATTAAGTAAAGATACCCAATTTTATGTCAATAACAAGGGTTCAAAGAACTATAAATCATATAGTGCTGAAGACTCTTATGACCAGACTGCTCGATAGAGTTAGAAAATTCCATGCTTCCAGCCTTGGTCTAGTTCGTTTTTTATCTGAAGTTCCTCTTCAATTGCGTAAAGCATCTTCAGAGTTTATTGCATTTCAAATGTTCAAAAGAAGCGTTCAACTTGGCTATGATATATCAATGACGCCTTCATTATCTGATCTCACTGTGAGGAACATCTGAAATGCCTTCTTGGACCATCTGAATAAGAAAGAAGGCGTACATAATATCTTGTGCTGGAAGGCAGAAACAACACAGAGAAGACACCGATCGTTCATAGTGGTTGCCGGCATTAAATCGTACTCGAGCTGATTCTGTTAGAAGTGGAGGGGATTAATCTCCTACCCCATCCTCATGGAGAAAATATGATTACCGCGTCAGGACAACAAATAACGCTTCAGAGCAATTCGCATTGCTGGCGCTGGACACAGAAACGAAGCTTTCCTAGCTCCTACTAGCTCTAAGCTTCAGAGAGGCCTAGGGGAGTGTGGATAGAAAACATTGAGCAAACATATGACCaagaaacctctgaagatggCTACCGCATTTGTAGTGAAAAGCTGACTAGATCCAAAAAGCACGGAATCATCTGACTCTATCAACACTAAAAAATAGCTTGGTGTAGGTGCGTCCGACCTACCTCACTTCCAGATTCTTGTCTTCGACGAACTTGGGCATGTGATAGAAGATCTTCTTCCTCGTCTGCTCGCTGTTGGCGGGGTTCAAGACGCTCTCCGGACCAGCTATCACCACCGCACACACGATGAGACGTACGGTGGCCGTGCGAACCAGGTAGTTCTTGTGGGCGGGTCCCTTGGAACACAACGCCCTTATGGCGTGAGCGGTGGGTATGTGGGTGACCATGCAGTCCAGGGCAAGGTTGGCGTCCTGACGTATGAACTTGTTGGCATCCGCGGTCTTGAACAGGAGCAGATCCACCACCTCGTCGAACTCCTGGAAGGGGACGAAGAATCAGACGGTTGAAACGTGACATTTTACAGAATACCTAGCTAAAAGCTAAAATTTAGACCTTGGTCTAACTTATGATGGAGATTGGATGTATTCCTAAATCTGGTAAATGAACCAATGATTGAGCGCCAAGTCAATTTATGCTGCTTCAAATACCCTATAAGGTAATATACTAGTACTTCTAAGTTACCAATTACAAAATTAATTTACTTAAGTAATGTAATGATATAAATCGTCAAATTT
It includes:
- the LOC123688716 gene encoding phosphopantothenate--cysteine ligase, which translates into the protein MASQWEDFYATHLPPSDFEDNRSLLKEFCERHNKSGRRIVLVTSGGTTIPLEHNTVRFVDNFSAGTRGAASTEYFLEHDYSVIFLYRAKSLEPFTRHFNGQKFMDMLLIQNSGPNTTISVKPDNVDVLAPILESYKTVQEGGRILYITFTTLSDYFWLLRAACECLTIFGNRALLYLAAAVSDFYIPSSEIPTHKIQSAAGVPNIQLQLVPKMLAPLVSLWVPHAYVVSFKLETDENILIRKAREALNKYKHKLVIGNMLQTRRQKVVFVTHDNSYECMLTREQMLSGLEIEDLIVSNCIACHDQFVSS